The following coding sequences are from one Humulus lupulus chromosome X, drHumLupu1.1, whole genome shotgun sequence window:
- the LOC133806751 gene encoding uncharacterized protein LOC133806751 translates to MDCSNVLSWNVRGLNKRDKQQAILSLLRLNKVGIGALLENKLKMDKTKDMMSKVFVGWDHYNSPVVEGRILVIWRKTFVKVQVLMEHKQFLHCLVTFSSLQLEFVVSFVYGFSTVVERLDLWRGLSSIQVSNKPWLVVGDFNAVFNYDDRLGGKRVNANEIMDSTAWLAFSQLATIKCIGSKFTWSNRQEGGDRVYSKIDHGFINEEWYDFISNTIAEIQWDVHSDHCFLLIKTLKVGHLGIKPFRFFNCWITHNRFKDTVLDNWCKPLTAKGLLGVTKKLLRLKHILKVFNMMEIGDIEQGYHQAKGAYQLALTKAQEHPSDASVQEAERLAAVCYKEHYTRYRSYLIQRSKVTWIQKGDENNSYFHACIKKRRGKNRIVSFLNEHGEVITDYGAVVKHFLDHFRMYIGSNSSGSGLINTDCIDLGPCLDIDLQLNLIKKFTKADIKKSFV, encoded by the coding sequence ATGGATTGCTCAAATGTACTTAGTTGGAATGTTAGGGGGTTGAATAAGAGAGACAAACAACAAGCAATTCTAAGTCTCTTAAGGTTAAATAAAGTTGGTATTGGTGCTTTGTTAGAGAATAAATTGAAGATGGATAAAACTAAGGATATGATGTCCAAAGTGTTTGTTGGCTGGGATCACTATAATAGTCCAGTTGTTGAAGGCAGAATTCTGGTTATATGGAGGAAGACTTTTGTTAAGGTTCAGGTGTTAATGGAACACAAGCAATTCCTTCATTGTTTGGTTACTTTTTCTAGCTTACAGCTGGAATTTGTTGTCTCTTTTGTGTATGGTTTTAGCACAGTGGTTGAGAGGTTGGATTTGTGGAGGGGTTTATCTTCAATTCAAGTTTCAAATAAGCCTTGGCTGGTAGTGGGGGATTTTAATGCAGTGTTTAACTATGATGACAGACTAGGGGGCAAGAGGGTTAATGCTAATGAGATAATGGATTCTACAGCTTGGCTAGCCTTTTCTCAGCTAGCTACAATCAAATGCATAGGTTCCAAGTTTACCTGGTCGAATAGACAGGAGGGAGGTGATAGAGTATATTCTAAGATTGATCATGGGTTTATCAATGAAGAATGGTATGACTTTATTTCGAATACTATTGCAGAAATCCAGTGGGATGTGCATTCGGATCACTGTTTCCTTCTTATTAAGACTCTTAAGGTGGGACATCTTGGAATTAAACCCTTTAGATTCTTTAATTGCTGGATAACTCACAACAGATTTAAAGATACTGTTCTAGATAACTGGTGCAAGCCTTTGACAGCTAAAGGGTTATTGGGAGTGACTAAGAAATTGCTTAGGTTGAAGCATATTTTGAAAGTGTTCAACATGATGGAAATAGGGGACATTGAGCAGGGCTATCATCAGGCTAAGGGTGCTTATCAGTTAGCATTAACAAAAGCTCAGGAACATCCTTCGGATGCTTCTGTACAGGAGGCTGAAAGATTAGCTGCAGTCTGCTATAAAGAGCATTATACTCGGTACAGGAGCTACTTAATTCAGCGTAGCAAAGTAACTTGGATTCAGAAGGGGGATGAAAATAATTCTTATTTTCATGCGTGTATCAAAAAGAGAAGAGGGAAGAATCGAATAGTGTCTTTTCTGAATGAACATGGGGAGGTTATTACTGATTATGGTGCAGTAGTGAAGCATTTTCTTGATCATTTCAGGATGTATATTGGAAGCAATAGTTCAGGTTCTGGGTTGATTAACACTGATTGCATTGATTTGGGCCCTTGTTTAGACATTGATTTGCAGCTGAACTTAATCAAGAAGTTTACTAAAGCTGATATAAAAAAAAGCTTTGTTTAG
- the LOC133806752 gene encoding uncharacterized protein LOC133806752 has protein sequence MVQGENFILHPGLRFVYLKLLVDWGLVKDLSGTRHCLHIPVNYKQFVWNRVSVPKHRFIAWLVVNSKLLTRDHLHRVMQLDSSLCPVCDQEMESHSHLLFGYCFSQQVVQKVHDWFGCSWPLIYSDWCRWIGGMSKGVRASKVAAVFSATVYYLWHNRNICVVHNYSLSIMAVVELIKKTLSVD, from the exons ATGGTACAAGGAGAAAATTTCATCTTACATCCTGGTCTACGGTTTGTTTACCTAAAGCTTTTGGTGGATTGGGGTTTGGTGAAGGATCTAAGTGGAACAAGGCATTGCTTG CATATCCCTGTCAATTACAAGCAATTTGTTTGGAACAGAGTGAGTGTTCCTAAGCATAGGTTCATCGCTTGGCTTGTGGTCAATTCTAAGTTGTTAACTAGGGACCATTTACATCGAGTGATGCAGCTAGATTCTTCTCTTTGTCCGGTCTGTGATCAAGAGATGGAGAGTCATAGTCATCTGTTATTTGGCTATTGTTTCTCTCAGCAGGTTGTTCAAAAGGTTCATGACTGGTTTGGCTGTTCTTGGCCTCTTATCTACTCGGACTGGTGCAGATGGATTGGTGGTATGAGCAAGGGGGTTAGAGCCTCTAAAGTGGCGGCTGTGTTCTCTGCTACGGTCTACTATTTGTGGCATAACAGAAACATTTGTGTTGTCCATAATTACTCTCTTAGTATTATGGCTGTAGTTGAGTTGATAAAAAAAACATTAAGTGTAGACTGA